GGTCCTTGCCGTAGCCGGACTTCCTGAAGCCGCCGTGCGGCATCTCCGCGACCAGCGGGATGTGCGTGTTGATCCACACGCAGCCGAAGTCGAGAGCCTTGGACAGACGCATCGCACGCGCGTGGTCCTTCGTCCACACCGACGAGGCGAGCGCGTACTCGACGCCGTTCGCGTACTCGGTGGCCTGCTGCTCGTCGGTGAAGGACTGGACGGTGATGACCGGGCCGAAGACCTCGTTCTGGATGATCTCGTCGTCCTGCTTCAGGCCCGAGATGACGGTCGGCGCGTAGAAGTAGCCCTTGTCGCCGACCCGGTGACCGCCCGCCTCGACCTTGGCGTGTGCGGGCAGGCGCTCGATGAAGCCGGAGACCTGCTTGAGCTGGTTCGGGTTGTTGAGCGGCCCGTAGAGCACGTCGTCGTCCGGCTGACCGGTCTTCGTCTCGGCAGCGGCCTTGACGAGCGCGGCCACGAACTCGTCGTGGATGGACTGCTGGACGAGGACGCGGGTCGCGGCAGTGCAGTCCTGGCCGGCGTTGAAGAAGCCCGCCACCGAGATGTCCGCCACCGCCTTGGCGATATCGACGTCCTCGAAGACCACGACCGGCGCCTTGCCGCCCAGCTCCAGGTGGACGCGCTTGACGTTCTTGGCGGCGGACTCGGCGACCTGCATGCCCGCGCGGACGGAGCCGGTGATGGACGCCATCGCCGGGGTTGGGTGCTCGACCATCATGCGGCCGGTCTCACGGTCGCCGCAGATGACGTTGAAGACGCCCTTGGGAAGGATCTCCCCGATGATCTCGGCGAGCAGCACCGTGGACGCCGGGGTGGTGTCGGACGGCTTCAGGACGACCGTGTTGCCCGCAGCGATCGCCGGGGCGAACTTCCACACGGCCATCATCATCGGATAGTTCCACGGCGCGACCTGCGCGCAGACGCCGACCGGCTCGCGGCGGATGATCGAGGTCATCCCCTCCATGTACTCGCCGGCCGAGCGGCCCTCCAGCATCCGGGCCGCGCCCGCGAAGAAACGGATCTGGTCCACCATCGGCGGGATCTCTTCGCTGCGGGTGAGCCCGAGCGGCTTGCCCGTGTTCTCGGACTCGACCGCCACGAGTTCCTCGGCGCGCGCCTCGATCGCGTCCGCGATCTTCAGCAGGTACTTCTGGTGTTCGCCCGGTACCAGGTCACGCCATGCGGGGAAGGCGGCCTCGGCTGCGGCCATGGCCGCGTCCACGTCCGCGGCGGCGGACAGCGGAGCGGTGGCGTAGGGCATGCCGGTAGCCGGGTTGATCACCTCGGTGGTACGCCCGTCGGCGGCGTCACGGAACTCTCCATTGATGTGGTTGCGGAAATGACGCAGCTCGCTCACTGCAAACCTCTCCTTGTGCTGTGTCCGATGGCGTGACGCTCCAGTGCTGCCGTTTCCGACACGTCTGTAGCCCTGGCATGAGGTCTGAACCGTCGAACCACGAATTTTGAGACGGGGGATACCGGGACCAGGGCGTTGTTCGTCGATCTCACAGGGGGCGTCGTCAGAGGTCGGAGATCAGAGGCGTACGGGTGTCCGGCACACGGGAGGACTCCGCTCGCGCCTCGAAGGCCGCAGAGCGGCGGCGGGCTGGGGCACCGAGTGCGTAGAAGACCGCTCCGATGCCAAGGAAGAGGAGCAGCGGTACGACCTGGCTCAGCGTGTACTGCAGGCGCTGGCCCGCAAAGCTC
The sequence above is a segment of the Streptomyces lydicus genome. Coding sequences within it:
- a CDS encoding gamma-aminobutyraldehyde dehydrogenase codes for the protein MSELRHFRNHINGEFRDAADGRTTEVINPATGMPYATAPLSAAADVDAAMAAAEAAFPAWRDLVPGEHQKYLLKIADAIEARAEELVAVESENTGKPLGLTRSEEIPPMVDQIRFFAGAARMLEGRSAGEYMEGMTSIIRREPVGVCAQVAPWNYPMMMAVWKFAPAIAAGNTVVLKPSDTTPASTVLLAEIIGEILPKGVFNVICGDRETGRMMVEHPTPAMASITGSVRAGMQVAESAAKNVKRVHLELGGKAPVVVFEDVDIAKAVADISVAGFFNAGQDCTAATRVLVQQSIHDEFVAALVKAAAETKTGQPDDDVLYGPLNNPNQLKQVSGFIERLPAHAKVEAGGHRVGDKGYFYAPTVISGLKQDDEIIQNEVFGPVITVQSFTDEQQATEYANGVEYALASSVWTKDHARAMRLSKALDFGCVWINTHIPLVAEMPHGGFRKSGYGKDLSAYGFDDYTRIKHVMTSLDG